One stretch of Acropora muricata isolate sample 2 chromosome 12, ASM3666990v1, whole genome shotgun sequence DNA includes these proteins:
- the LOC136893300 gene encoding uncharacterized protein, with translation MEDKYRATLDACRIPLRKDLEPKKLLPYLVSKGILDGTDEQVIKGEGTREDSCDALLEMLPRRGPNAFHEFVEALRNVQPHLAVLLGVEDESCWRCEGLRNERDSARRENQALNRKIKELNNMITKNSEYHQEENQVLQNSLERVKSEKENLQRLYENLEAEKKGHEQIIRQLTSENKELKQEVTKKTSEIGKILAREQKKNKKLKDSRDKFQAEIEAKDVELQKMREENKRLHEESNAEKPKCDDHPREEVGSLWQMPCPGRVHNYEKDFDSNGVVYALVRNSWSPTDSTQASITATRSSDGEGKAIDILENRVDREIVCGTMAERESWWCVDLTENYALYLTHYTLRHGLKTSFSHLLNWRLEGSHDGQSWETLRTHDNDRGLKGKDPYYTCTWAIGGKNPAKIVGDTRWKKAFRYFRIFQTGKHSCGGFGIFLSGIELYGVLVEIGR, from the exons ATGGAAGACAAATACCGCGCCACCTTGGACGCCTGTCGAATTCCTCTTAGAAAGGACCTGGAACCCAAGAAGCTATTACCGTATTTGGTCAGCAAAGGAATTTTGGACGGAACTGACGAGCAGGTAATCAAAGGAGAAGGGACAAGGGAGGACAGTTGTGACGCGCTGTTAGAAATGTTACCCAGGAGAGGACCAAATGCTTTTCATGAGTTCGTGGAAGCTTTAAGGAACGTGCAGCCCCACCTTGCAGTTTTACTTGGCGTGGAAG ATGAATCATGCTGGCGTTGCGAGGGCTTAAGAAACGAGAGAGATTCCGCGAGAAGAGAAAATCAAGCTTTGaacagaaaaattaaagaattgaaCAATATGATCACGAAGAACAGCGAATATCATCAAGAAGAAAACCAAGTGCTGCAGAACAGTTTGGAAAGAGTTAagtcagaaaaagaaaacttgcaaCGTTTATACGAGAATCTCGAGGCAGAAAAGAAGGGTCACGAACAAATAATAAGGCAACTCACAAGTGAGAATAAAGAACTAAAGCAAGAGGTTACCAAGAAAACGTCGGAGATTGGTAAAATATTGGCTCGTGAGCAGAAGAAGAATAAGAAGTTGAAAGATAGTCGGGATAAATTTCAAGCAGAAATTGAGGCTAAAGATGTCGAGCTTCAGAAGATGAGAGAGGAGAACAAACGCCTTCACGAGGAGAGCAATGCAGAGAAACCAAAATGTGACGATCATCCAAGAGAAGAAGTGGGAAGCTTGTGGCAAATGCCATGCCCAGGAC GTGTTCATAACTATGAAAAAGATTTTGATAGTAATGGAGTTGTCTACGCCTTAGTAAGAAATTCCTGGAGCCCAACTGATTCAACCCAAGCAAGCATAACCGCGACCAGATCGTCTGATGGAGAAGGAAAGGCGATAGATATCCTAGAAAATCGAGTGGACAGAGAAATCGTCTGTGGGACAATGGCCGAGAGAGAATCATGGTGGTGTGTGGACTTAACAGAGAACTATGCCCTGTACTTAACACACTACACACTAAGGCATGGCCTCAAGACGAGCTTCTCACACCTTCTCAACTGGCGGCTAGAAGGGTCGCATGACGGGCAAAGCTGGGAAACGCTGAGAACGCATGACAATGATCGCGGGCTCAAAGGGAAAGACCCCTATTACACATGCACTTGGGCGATCGGTGGAAAAAACCCTGCCAAAATCGTGGGCGATACTCGGTGGAAAAAAGCCTTTCGCTACTTCAGGATTTTTCAGACGGGCAAGCACTCTTGTGGTGGATTTGGCATCTTTCTATCTGGAATCGAACTGTATGGAGTTCTTGTTGAAATCGGCAGATAA
- the LOC136892857 gene encoding solute carrier family 22 member 15-like → MDTDELLEEIGSFGFFQKRNVFFLGLIIFMLTFQTVSMVFVGGEPTWRCTPNSTICTRNETISAEDDYYNARCNMSSEHWKFTTEFTSIVTEWNLICGKEYYASLSQSILFIGWIPGAFIIGRLSDKFGRKRLLFPAVFCVVSTSFASSFVSVLWLFLALRGITGVFQGGVYITLYVLTTEFVGPKHRNIAGTLVWMFYTSSLIVLSGLAYGIRNWRNLSIVISAPAFPLLLLWWWVPESCRWLFVHNKVKEAREVFLAIAAVNKGKISEDKILCLENKVELRREERGIIDLVRSRKQLIKTSILWFTWFTNSMVYYGVLLSVGVLGGSLYLNFFLTSLIDIPSNFFVIWFMNWKREIVFSNFYGRKRALISCLALAAIFCVIYSAILPSSDAEKGVATAVRIILAVLGKFCINASFSTIYVFSTELLPTVIRTVGMGSMAVFDQTGASVAPFVVLLGKIHPVIPFAVMSGFAFIAGCLCALLPETLGKPTPETFIEDISETNYQHNLNDSEQPLSCTSLESDSR, encoded by the exons ATGGATACAGACGAACTTTTGGAGGAAATAGGGAGCTTCGGGTTCTTTCAAAAGCGAAACGTTTTCTTTCTTGGGTTGATAATTTTCATGCTTACCTTCCAAACGGTATCTATGGTTTTCGTTGGAGGGGAACCAACATGGCGGTGCACGCCAAACAGCACGATTTGCACGCGAAACGAAACGATCAGCGCAGAAGATGACTATTACAACGCAAGATGTAACATGAGTTCAGAACACTGGAAATTTACGACCGAGTTTACTTCTATTGTCACAGAG tggaatCTGATATGTGGTAAAGAATACTATGCCAGCTTATCTCAGTCAATTTTGTTCATTGGTTGGATCCCTGGAGCCTTCATTATTGGTAGACTGTCAGACAAGTTTGGTCGCAAACGTCTTCTGTTTCCAGCGGTATTCTGCGTTGTTTCAACATCCTTTGCAAGCTCCTTTGTTTCTGTTTTATG GTTGTTCCTGGCTCTTCGAGGAATCACAGGTGTCTTTCAAGGTGGAGTTTACATCACCTTGTATGTTCTCACAACGGAATTTGTTGGACCGAAGCATCGCAATATCGCTGGGACCCTTGTGTGGATGTTTTATACAAGTTCTTTAATAGTACTTAGTGGATTGGCGTACGGCATTAGGAACTGGAGGAATCTGTCGATCGTGATATCGGCACCAGCTTTCcctttgttattgttatggtg GTGGGTCCCAGAATCCTGCCGATGGCTGTTTGTCCATAACAAAGTAAAAGAAGCGAGAGAGGTGTTCCTGGCAATTGCTGCTGTGAATAAGGGCAAGATTTCTGAGGACAAAATTCTTTGTCTAGAAAACAAGGTGGAACTTAGAAGGGAAGAAAGAGGCATAATAGATCTAGTTCGTTCTCGAAAGCAGCTCATAAAGACATCAATTCTATGGTTCACGTG GTTTACCAATTCCATGGTATATTATGGAGTTCTGTTGAGCGTTGGAGTGTTGGGTGGAAGTTTGTATCTAAACTTTTTCCTCACGAGCCTTATAGACATTCCAAGCAACTTCTTTGTTATTTGGTTCATGAACTG GAAGAGAGAGATTGTCTTTAGCAATTTTTATGGAAGAAAAAGAGCATTGATTTCTTGCTTGGCTTTGGCAGCAATATTCTGTGTCATATATTCCGCAATCCTCCCCTCGTCAGACGCGGAAAAAG GCGTTGCTACAGCAGTCCGCATAATTTTGGCAGTGCTTGGAAAATTCTGTATCAATGCGTCATTCAGCACAATATACGTCTTCTCAACAGAACTTCTCCCCACAGTAATCAG AACCGTAGGTATGGGCAGCATGGCGGTTTTTGATCAAACTGGTGCAAGTGTTGCTCCTTTTGTGGTATTGCTG GGCAAAATTCATCCCGTGATTCCATTTGCGGTAATGAGTGGATTCGCTTTCATAGCGGGTTGCCTCTGCGCTTTGCTACCAGAAACTCTCGGAAAACCAACGCCGGAGACGTTTATTGAGGATATATCGGAAACAAATTATCAGCATAATCTGAATGACAGTGAACAACCTCTCAGTTGCACATCCCTCGAGTCGGATTCTCGCTGA
- the LOC136892623 gene encoding uncharacterized protein, translating to MCLDLAGGPTHVLVRRTNLVPANFINSRRRIVEPQYYEFVPCPNQLRVKESFTERDRGTEGDVFRTTREDNDVSLSCEDRKFLEIMEASIHKNDHGNWEMPLPFRHEDVKMPNNRSQAVNRLNGLIRTLRRKPQMEKDYIEFMQKILDKGHASPVPLEDIRKESQSGKVWYLPHFGVYHPKKPTQIRVVFDSSAEYSDVSLNKELLPGPDLMNSLLGVLIRFRRETTAIMCDIEQMFHSFHVDPNHRDFLRFMWFKDNKPGNPIAEYRMNVHLFGNGPSPAVATFGLRRTATDGEEEFGENAMKFVHRNFYVDDGLASTPTAKQAIALVTATQAMLRTANLRLHKIVSNSIEVMEAFPVEDRGKGVRDLDLRCDSLPAQRSLGVFWDLKNDNFTFQVTLPDKPFTRRGVLSTVNSIYDPLGLAVPVLLEGRLLLQKLVAMGKSKNKDKPLGWDDPLPDALLTQWQRWHNSLADLEKVSVPRCYHPVGFGTIVRREIHASSDASEYAIGAAVYLRQVNDRGENHTALVFGQSRVAPIQITSIPRLELCAAVLASQAVDKIMKEMDVEIDEATFYTDSKVVLGYIQNESRRFYVYVANRIQLIRKISSPEQWTFVDTNENPADLATRPVNARNLAESEWLTGPKFLRTTSSPRKERLEIPLQASDPEVRKEVVAFTTRSSQHRGLGAERFSRFSSLHSLQRAIANLIVLVKEFKRRQNGVRESRGRGSGSANNASRLRNPTARELQQAITVIIRTAQRDSFGPELSPTLHSGTEPLKASRRENSEKKRVPKGSLPYQLDPFVDSDGVVRVGGRLRQAQLEYGEKHPALLSKNHHVGNLVVRHYHNQVHHQGRQITHGAIRQAGYWLIGGHRTVARELSKCKKLRGPLLDQRMADLPADRTEVAPPFTNVGFDVFGPWMVRSRKTRGAAANSKRWGVVFTCLSSRAVHVEVLESMDTSSFICALRRFFAIRGTASLLRCDRGTNFTGAKAELDKALAELDQHKVERYAHKQGCEWLFNPPHASHFRGAWERQIGTIRRVLDAMFAELGSAQLTHELLVTLMAEVTAIVNARPIALVPTDVDEPQPLSPSMLLTMKTRPAGTSPEVFVPTDLYARRRWRRVQYLADQFWLRWRREYLQSMQPRRKWSSPRQNLTDGDVVLMKEEGTHRNNWPIGRVTEAIQSEDGQVRKARVEIIRDDKKKAFLRPVKELVVLVPAGAGDRQPSS from the coding sequence ATGTGCTTAGATCTCGCTGGAGGCCCTACGCACGTGCTCGTCCGCCGTACCAATCTCGTACCAGCCAACTTCATCAACTCAAGGAGGAGAATAGTGGAACCACAGTACTATGAGTTCGTTCCGTGCCCTAACCAGTTACGAGTCAAGGAAAGTTTCACCGAGCGGGATCGAGGAACAGAAGGCGACGTCTTCCGAACCACTCGAGAGGACAACGATGTCAGCCTATCCTGCGAAGATCGGAAGTTTCTGGAGATAATGGAGGCGAGTATTCACAAGAACGATCACGGTAACTGGGAGATGCCACTTCCCTTTCGCCATGAAGATGTAAAGATGCCAAACAACCGGAGTCAGGCGGTGAACCGGCTGAATGGCCTAATTCGTACTCTACGAAGAAAACCCCAAATGGAGAAAGACTACATCGAATTTATGCAGAAGATCCTCGATAAAGGCCACGCCTCCCCAGTCCCTCTAGAGGATATCAGAAAGGAGTCCCAATCAGGGAAGGTCTGGTACCTTCCACATTTCGGCGTCTATCACCCGAAGAAACCGACACAGATACGAGTAGTGTTCGATTCTTCCGCCGAGTACTCAGATGTGTCCCTTAATAAAGAGCTGCTTCCCGGCCCAGACCTCATGAACAGCCTCTTGGGAGTACTCATTCGTTTCAGGAGGGAGACAACCGCTATCATGTGCGATATTGAGCAGATGTTCCACTCCTTTCACGTGGACCCCAACCATAGAGACTTTCTACGCTTCATGTGGTTCAAGGACAACAAACCTGGAAATCCAATAGCGGAGTATCGGATGAACGTACACCTCTTCGGTAACGGCCCCAGCCCAGCCGTAGCTACTTTCGGactcagaaggacagccacTGACGGCGAAGAGGAGTTCGGGGAGAATGCCATGAAGTTCGTCCATCGCAATTTCTACGTCGACGACGGCCTAGCGTCAACACCCACAGCGAAACAAGCCATCGCACTCGTCACAGCAACCCAAGCGATGCTTCGCACAGCGAATTTGAGACTACACAAGATCGTCTCGAATTCGATAGAAGTGATGGAGGCCTTCCCAGTGGAGGACAGGGGAAAGGGAGTGCGCGACCTGGACTTACGCTGTGACAGCTTGCCAGCACAGCGCTCGCTTGGAGTATTCTGGGATCTAAAAAACGACAACTTCACCTTTCAGGTAACCCTGCCCGACAAGCCGTTCACGAGAAGGGGCGTACTATCCACCGTAAACTCGATCTATGACCCGCTAGGTCTGGCCGTCCCAGTACTACTGGAAGGGAGACTGCTACTTCAGAAATTAGTGGCCATGGGCAAGAGTAAAAATAAGGACAAGCCCCTAGGATGGGATGACCCCCTGCCAGATGCCCTTCTAACACAGTGGCAACGTTGGCACAATTCGTTAGCTGATTTGGAGAAAGTATCAGTCCCCCGCTGCTACCACCCAGTGGGATTTGGCACAATCGTTAGAAGAGAGATTCACGCCTCCTCGGACGCAAGCGAATACGCAATCGGAGCTGCTGTTTACCTGCGTCAAGTTAACGACAGAGGAGAAAACCACACAGCCCTAGTCTTTGGTCAGTCTAGAGTAGCACCTATCCAGATCACTAGCATTCCCCGACTAGAGCTGTGCGCCGCCGTACTAGCATCACAAGCGGTCGACAAGATCATGAAGGAGATGGATGTAGAGATCGACGAAGCCACCTTCTACACCGACTCGAAAGTCGTCCTCGGGTACATCCAGAACGAAAGCCGAAGATTTTACGTTTATGTCGCAAACCGCATCCAGCTAATTCGCAAGATTTCAAGTCCAGAGCAATGGACCTTCGTCGACACCAACGAAAACCCCGCAGACCTAGCTACGCGTCCCGTGAACGCACGGAACCTTGCTGAATCAGAGTGGTTAACTGGTCCAAAGTTCCTAAGAACCACGTCGAGTCCACGAAAAGAGAGACTGGAGATACCATTACAAGCAAGCGACCCAGAAGTCCGAAAAGAAGTCGTAGCCTTCACCACACGATCAAGCCAACACCGTGGTCTCGGAGCTGAGAGGTTCTCACGCTTCTCAAGCCTCCACTCACTGCAGCGCGCCATCGCCAACCTGATCGTCCTAGTCAAGGAATTTAAGCGGAGACAGAACGGAGTCCGGGAAAGCAGGGGTCGAGGATCAGGGAGCGCAAACAACGCAAGCCGTCTGAGGAACCCCACAGCAAGAGAACTTCAGCAAGCCATCACAGTCATAATCCGCACTGCCCAGAGAGACTCTTTCGGTCCTGAGCTGAGCCCTACTCTCCACAGTGGTACCGAACCATTGAAAGCAAGTCGTAGGGAGAATAGCGAGAAGAAGCGCGTCCCAAAGGGATCGTTGCCCTATCAGCTAGACCCATTCGTTGATTCTGATGGTGTTGTGCGCGTGGGAGGCCGTCTGCGGCAAGCACAATTAGAATACGGAGAGAAGCATCCTGCGCTTCTATCCAAAAACCACCATGTCGGCAATTTGGTAGTACGTCACTACCATAATCAAGTCCACCACCAAGGACGTCAAATCACACATGGAGCTATTCGACAAGCCGGCTACTGGCTCATCGGAGGCCATAGAACAGTAGCTAGAGAACTAAGCAAGTGTAAGAAGCTTAGAGGGCCGCTCTTAGATCAACGTATGGCCGACCTGCCCGCCGACAGGACTGAAGTCGCCCCGCCCTTCACCAACGTAGGCTTCGATGTTTTCGGACCGTGGATGGTACGATCAAGGAAAACGCGCGGAGCAGCCGCCAATTCGAAACGATGGGGAGTCGTGTTCacctgcttaagcagcagagcCGTCCACGTAGAAGTGTTGGAGTCTATGGATACAAGTTCGTTTATCTGTGCCTTAAGAAGATTTTTCGCGATCCGCGGCACTGCATCCCTCCTAAGGTGCGACCGAGGCACGAACTTTACTGGAGCGAAAGCGGAGCTAGATAAGGCACTGGCGGAGCTGGATCAGCATAAAGTGGAGAGATACGCTCACAAGCAAGGGTGTGAATGGCTGTTCAACCCGCCACACGCCTCCCACTTTAGAGGAGCGTGGGAGCGGCAAATAGGGACGATCCGCCGCGTACTGGACGCCATGTTTGCCGAGCTCGGAAGCGCCCAATTGACTCACGAACTTCTCGTGACCCTGATGGCCGAAGTAACTGCTATCGTCAACGCCCGTCCCATAGCTTTGGTGCCGACCGACGTAGACGAGCCGCAACCCCTCTCACCTTCCATGCTTTTAACCATGAAAACACGCCCGGCCGGTACATCGCCTGAAGTCTTTGTCCCAACCGACCTGTACGCCCGCCGTCGGTGGAGGAGAGTACAATACCTGGCCGACCAATTCTGGTTACGGTGGAGGCGGGAATACTTGCAAAGCATGCAGCCCAGAAGAAAATGGTCGTCACCCAGACAAAACTTGACCGATGGAGACGTGGTTCTAATGAAAGAGGAGGGAACTCACCGCAACAACTGGCCCATAGGTAGAGTAACGGAGGCCATTCAGAGCGAAGACGGTCAAGTAAGGAAGGCCAGGGTAGAAATCATCCGAGATGACAAGAAGAAGGCATTTCTGCGTCCCGTTAAGGAGCTCGTTGTTCTAGTGCCCGCAGGGGCTGGTGACCGCCAGCCCAGCTCTTAG